The sequence below is a genomic window from Glycine max cultivar Williams 82 chromosome 20, Glycine_max_v4.0, whole genome shotgun sequence.
CCACGTTGCCATGACCCTCTGTCAAATTACCCCTCCCTTTTGAGAGGGGAGTTGGAGGTGCatgaatatttgttattttggaaagtataaaaaaaattagtgccAAGTGGTCCATGAAATTCgtgattttgttgaaaaaaatgcacaacaaaattatgatttaacTGTGCACCAGTttttgccccccccccccctccccgaCCCCCTAGTATAGCAAAATTACTGTTatgttgtataattttttctcaCCCCAAACATAACAAGGGAATCGTAATTCTATTGTTATACTTTTTGACACtcccttaacaaaatgaaattacaATTTCATTAAGGATATATTTTTATCACAATGGAatcgtgataaaaaaaatcttcaatgaAATGGTGATTTCGTTGAATTAAGTGGgagtgaaaaaatatatacaatagaAACACAATTTTGTTGTAATAAAAAGATATCCTCAATAAAATCACAATTCCATACAATTAAATATCCACGTAGAAATGCAATTTCATTATGGTAGAGGAGTGCGTAGCAGTGGATGTGCACGACGACATAGTGATAGTGGAGAAGAGTTGTGCTCACGGAGCCTCAAAGGTGGAGATCACACGCAGGTGGAGGTTGTGTGCAAGCAAGGACTTTGTGCGATAATGGTGGGGACCGATGGTGGTGCATAGCGTGGAGGAGATGGGATATGGTGGTGGTGCAACACAAAGGTAGTCAGTGGTGATGATAGTTGTGTGACTGTGGCAGGGAAAAGTTGGAGTCGCAAATGGTTGGATGAGAAGAAGGGGGAGGGGGGTGGGGGGAGAGGGTGAGATGATGATGGAAGAAAGAGGGACAAAATGAACTTTTTCGTGGGGAGGTCGAGGCCAATAGCAACTCCCCTAAGATTATATGTTTAAGCCAAGTTCTAACCTTCCACTTGAACTAATTTGGTCATGTTACCATTGTATTTGGATATGAAgatttggataaaagtaaaGTTCAACGCATGCATTACTAATAAACTAAGTGATAGTTATACcaatttctattttcataaaaatagtcattttgGTGAACATGCGGTTGTATACCTTCATCAATTAAATAGTTTTTTGCTTAAAAAGAAAACTATCACCATCCAAAttactatttacaaagaagaatgtTGTCCGGTATCATGCATTAAATAATGATTTGCAAAAAAACACTTGTATCAATATTTAGGGTGaaatcataagaaaataaacattgaattaaacattaaaaaattaaccaccttgataatttatcattaattttttagacctttacaaattttgaaaaatagtttatttttcctctctctcacacacacatttCCAATAGATTTTTTCACCTGGGGCAAAGATATAAAGGGGACTGTaaacaaaatgtaaatttaacatttttttgaaagacaTAATGTAATAGAAAAAGATCAATACTAAAACTAAAAGTAATAGTGTGTACTAAAATAGAAGTGCGACATTTtaggtaaatatatatataaaaggccACACACAAACTAGGTTAGGTGGCTAGATCTCCCGATCAAAGAACATAACAAGCAAAACAATTTGGTCCATCTTTTTCTATTGAAATAGAGTCCTGTGATTGTTCGTTCGAATAGGCTCGCCCTATTCGAGTAATTATACTTCATCCCTTTTATTAAAAGGTtgggaataatatatatatatatatatatataaaatcaaggcacacggagacaaaaaaaaaatcaatatgatTCATACAAAACTAACACTATCTCTATTATTGTcataagagtattttttttttttaaccagaAGATATGCAAGCTTTTTATTTGACactcaattaatttttctttcactgAATTCATCCATGATAGAGTGATatctttaattatgattttagcCGAGGATCAAATTCCATATCTTGATTAAGagacttatttttcttatttaatagaATCATTatctattttgttattataCTTTTTACTTATCATAcggatttatttattattcattttccctttaattgattataaatatataaaataattagaaattaaataaaaattacaattaataaaatagtaattgatattgttttttatttttaaaataataaatcttcCCCCCTAAAACATTGAGActtaaaaagaaagtaaaggAAACTCACGTTTCACTCAATAAAACATACAATTGGATTCTGCATAGgttaaaacatgtttttaaagaaaaaaacaatgtaaTAATTAGTTTGTggcaatcttaaaaaaaaaaggtttgtggcaattaaaataaagttgttAAAATCGAACATGTAATGAATTCACGAGCTTTAGTTTCAGTTCAACTATTTTAAATTCGATATCTGAAACTAGTACCCAAAACTAAAACGAATATATTATCCTCAAGTTATAAGTACCGTATATAATATTGAACATTTACCAAATTTAGTTCTTACGTTAAAAAAATCAGTATTTGAGAGACCATTGAAGGTCCCACTCGGGGtgatttcttgtttttaatttaaaaaattttaaaaatcaaaattagttttaattttgagttttgtttttttttttagttttttaaaaagatgttataaattaaggataaataaaacggattaatcattttattttatctcgtTCTACTATAAGATAATGATGATGACAGAGGTAGTGGGATGAGAGTGGTAGTAACATCGGTGGTGAAGTGAAATAGTGACAGCGACAACGGTGGTAGAATGGTGATGGTGACAATAGTAGCAGTTGAATGATGATgagtgttttaaaatttgactaaCCGGTTGGTTGGATTTATTTGATCGTGACCCGAAGCTTTGATCAAATAAGTTGCCTATTGGATCAACCATACAAACCTGGTGTAACTTGATAAACCCGATCGGATTTGTGATTAAATCGATGACCATTGGACCTGAATCGGGTCATGCCCAAAGGAGGAAACACGTCAggtcatatatattaataaaaattttatttttaaaaataaatactggATGACCCAGGTCAATTAGTGACCCACTGGTTCAACCATTGATCCAATATCTTGACCCGATCAATCACcggttcaattttttaaaattatggacGGTGGTGGGGTGGAATAATGATAACGATGGGGACAACGACAACGGTGATAGAGTGAATTAGTGGTAACAACAATGACAATGGAGGTGACAGAATGGTGGCAACGATAATAATGATGGAGGTGATAGTGTCACTGACGATGTGATGATGGTGGTGAAGGCGACAATGACGATGGTGGTGGAAGTTGTGGTGGAATGATTGCGATGGAGGTGACAATGACGAAAGTAGTAACAATGGTACTAGTTGTGGTGGAATGATTGTGGTGCATGCGACAACAATGACGGTGGTGGTTGCATGGGGATGATggttaaattgtatttttttaaaaaactaaaaacgaaattcataaaatatttatttttataataaatataaaactgtttgaaaattaaatttagtttcatttttgtcaaatgttttattttaaaaattacatctaaaaataaaacaacttgtAATACTTAAAAGTGTGCTGCTAATTTTAAAGACCACTCtttccattatatatatatatatatatatatatatatatatatatatatatatatataatactcactctatttaataaaaattagttaacatcgtttaattaatttttttcaaactatttttattaaaatttaatataagagtaagaaagaattattaaaaacaaaacccaatcaaagaaagaatatttaaggaatatttttttattaaataagataaaataaattggtaatttatttatatctgAAACCAAcatgcatatttttttgtttatattcaagATCGGtgagaatatttaaaaaaattaacgattaatttcattttttattttcgaaAGCTGATGGATGTTCTGAATATAGCATGAAGAATTGGAAATATAGTGGTGTCATGTTATTGGTAAATGATAAGAGCGATGAAATGCAGTCAACACGGTCAAAGCATTGAATCCAATTATCCAATCCAATGTTGGAATTGGAAACAGGACAGTGACAGAAAAGCATGAAATTGCACAAAAGGCTTTGTAATGATATGCATTATTTATACAAACACTCCTAAACACCACACCTCCCCTTCCCCTCCCAATTCCCATGACAGGTGTCTGTTTGCCTTGTTCCTGATTTAAGCCATAATAgccacagagagagagagagagagagagagaaggcaTGAGAAAATGAATGATCTCCATCATCATTCCCTTCCCCATGTGATGTGCCACCCCTCTCTCTAGGGTTTTCAATTCCAATTTCAATCCAACCCAACACAAAGCTCCCACCTTTCCCATTCATTCGCACAATTCCCTTCGCCCTTTTCCTTTTCAGCCAAAAGGGTCTCCGGGGCTTCGCCTCTCTTTGACCGTTCCGGGCTCGCCTCCCCAGGCttattgagagagagagagagagaaaactgCTTTTCTAGTGAGAGAAAGTCACCATGGGAATGTAGAGTGGAGCTTCTTCccttgttgtttttgttgttggtggtgACCGAGCAATGTTGGAAACGGAGAAGGATTTTGATTCCAAGCTGAAGATTCAGGGGAATTCCTCATCTTCCAATGGTGGTGGGAATGTACAGAGATCCAAAAGCTTTGCTTTTAGGGCTCCCCAGGAGAATTACACCATCCAGGACTTTGAATTGGGCAAGATCTACGGTGTTGGCTCTTATTCTAAGGtctcacatatatacttttgttgtttttgttttgtgggTTGATGTTGGTCTCTTTTGTGTGTGCGTGTGCAATGTTTTGATGGATAATACATGTATCCTGTAAATGATGTTGGCATTGTAGTTCTGTTACATAATACATGTTGGATGTTGGTTGCCAGTTGGATAATCGTTGATGCTTATTATGCAGTAGAGGTCATTGGACAATATTGTAATCCTTGTTGCTATCTATTGTTATGATTTATGAAGCACCGTTTGGTATCTTCATTTGAGAATTTTGATTTGCTAGGGGGATTATTCTTTGATGTTCTGACATGAATGGGTGCTAAAAATGGATAAAGATTGCTTGTACCTCCACATTCTCTCTGATTTTACAGAATAGGAAAACATTCTACATTTTCTGAGCTATCCATTGTTTGTTGATAGCCCTTATGTTATTGTGAATTATATTCAAAGATTCAGCTTCGGAAATTAAgccattttgtttctaaacaaATGGATTtatctttgattaattaatgagAATTAACATAAGTTGCAGAACTGGAAGTAAAACCGTAGAAAATGAAGTGAACTGAAGAAACGATTGGCTTGATTGTGTGGAGTTTGCCCTGCTGGAACTGATATGAAACCACTAGTACATAAAATAAGCACTATATTCTCCCTTTGAGTGTACTATTGTGATGCCTTACTTCTTTTATGGGGAATTTCACCCTGCTTCTAGCTTGCCATTAGTAGTGTGTACTTATTTAAACTGTGTTGTTATCAAACACGAGTATGTGACATCTTAcagaaaacatacatttttttcctctttttctacTTTTATGTGATATCATATATCACCTTTGCTTCTGCCTGTCTAGGTCCCTCACTTCCACTCTCTCTGTCTCACTTGTACTATTGTTTTGTTTGCtgtgcacaattttttttgacaATTGAAGGAAGTATCTCTCATAATTTGTTCCAttttggaacttttttttttgctattatGTGGTGAACAGTTGTTTGAgtgtatttattttctcttgtaAATCATCACCAAATATCTTACTTATTATGTTTAAAGGTTGTGAGGGCAAAGAAGAAGGACACTGGAACTGTGTATGCATTGAAGATCATggacaaaaaatttattaccaAAGAGAATAAAACAGCTTATGTGAAGTTGGAACGCATTGTGCTAGATCAATTGGATCATCCAGGCATTGTGCGGTTATATTTCACATTTCAAGACTCATTTTCTCTATGTAAGTATTCCTGGATGTATGTTATCTTTACACTTGCTTATGGTCTGACTTACTCCTCTCTGATACCTTCTCAACTCTTCCTTTTGCTCCCCTCGTTTGCCAAGTtggtttatatttattttgacattatttttttccctttttcctttTACATCGGTGAAGACATGGCTCTTGAATCCTGTGAAGGTGGAGAACTTTTTGATCAAATAACCAGGGTAAGCTAACATAAAACTTCAAGGCACCTAGAACATGTGCTGGGGTATAAATAGTTTGTTTGGAAAAATCTTACATAACATGTGCCGAAGGTGTTAGGCCTGCAGGACCCAGGTTTAGTCCTATGTTAGGTCTTAGTATAAAACTTTAAAACAATGATATTTGCTTTGATTTTGTTATGCTCTTTATACTTTTCCATAGAGAGGAAATTATAAACAGCAccataatttcttttaacataGGCTTTTCTAAGATTCAGGATAACTTAGTGTTATCTTTTTGATGATTTGATCAATTCTTTGAATACACATAAGTGAACATTTTGAAATGGAGGATGTTTGCACTTTGCCTCTTGAAGCTTCTTGAAATAACACTAAACTTAGTTTTTTGCCTAGACCTACTGTTCACTCAATTTTTCCTGATTCACTAATCTCCATTCTAATTCTTTTAGCAGAACATTCCTTCAAACATTAAATGAACCATAGTTAATGCTAGGAATATGGGATGGCGTATCTTTAGATTGAAGATTTATACCCTTGCAGTGTGGTTCCATGGTCAATCCCCCTTCCCATTAATGATATTGTTTCACCAGGTGCATTTGTTCTCTTTTCAGAgaatacttaattttatttctattttttttttatttttcttttcgttGAATTGTCAATCCTTTTTTTAGTTTAGTATCTTCAATCTTGTTTAACAAGTATGAACCTGTTAACATCTAAAACATCGACTTAAATTGAGTATTTTACAGTCTGAGCTCCTGTCTTTGCCCTTTTACCCCCACCTAAAATTGACTATTTTACAGTATGAAGCTATGTTTGCTTTTCCGTTTGGAGAGTAAACTCATGTTGGTATCATGTTTGGTTACTCCCAAAAGTATGTGTTCTCATGAAAATTTTGCCTGGAAACTCAgttttgtagaagcaagatcTGGGTTGCTTTTGCAAACTCAGTTTGCAAATTTGATCCAAACATGAACTCACATTTGGGTCCATAGGATTATGAACTAGTTTACAATCAAGCATCCTCATGACAAGGGCATATTTCCTATGAGAAACCACAATACCTGCCTGTGATTGAGCCACTTCATTTTCAAGAAAGTAATATAATTTCCCTAAATCTTTGGTTAGAAAGTGCTCGAATAAGTGTTGCTTTAGGTCCTTAATgtcaatatcaatatcatctacatataccacaaaataaataagttcaTTCAAAGATGAGCATCTAAACGAAGACTTGCAAAAAGTTGGCAGTgctaaaataatattcataaatgcACAATATTTTTTAGAAGGTATCAAACTCTGATTCCCATGTCCGCTGAATTAATAACCAATGCTCCCCTTACCCTCAGTTCAATCAAAATCACTTTTATACTGTCATATTTTCTGTACCATCATTCATCAGCTGTCAGGGGACTCTCTTAAGAAACTATTTGTACTTTCAGTACTGTTTTGGAATATGGAAGTTGTTAATTTGTAAGCTAGTATGTTTCTGCATGCTTGTTGCTGCATGATATCTACTAGCAAGCTTTTCTGATGTCTGTGCCAGGACTCTCTTAAGAAACTATTTGTACTTTTAGTACTTTTTGGAATATGGAAGCTGTTAATTTGTAAGCTAGTAACTTTCTGCATGCTTGTTACTGCATGATATCTACTAGCAAGATTTCTGATTTCTATGTGCAGAAAGGTCGTCTATCAGAGGATGAGGCACGATTCTATGCAGCTGAAGTTGTTGATGCTCTCGAATACATACATAATTTGGGAGTCATACATCGTGATATTAAGGTAGTTCCGTGGCATGGTTATACTGCATCATTGCCATATATGGCTATGTgaatattaaatttcttcaacTGCAGCCAGAGAACTTATTACTTACAGCTGAAGGACATATTAAAATAGCCGATTTTGGGAGTGTGAAGCCTATGCAGGATAGCCAAATAACTGTCCTTCCAAATGCAGCATCAGGTAAATAGGAGCAATGTGGAAGCTgctttttttaagttttcttttatatagtatttatatatatattttattttttctagatGACAAAGCCTGCACTTTTGTGGGAACAGCTGCTTATGTTCCTCCAGAGGTTCTTAATTCCTCTCCAGCAACTTTTGGGTAGGGACTAAATTATCCACGTAATACAGATGAGTTCTGTTACgataatattatttcttatgGCTCCATCATGATGCAGCTCTCTTTTGAATATAGTCATTTACTTTTATCCAAAACAACTATTGTTTCTTGTGCCAGTTTTCTGTGTGTTTAGATTTTTCACTtcagtttgtattttttttttcaaaatcaaggaTTATTTTTGACAGCTCACATGTTAAGTTTGCTCATGCACTGAGtttcttcatttcttttgtttcataCCAGGTCCCTATATAATaacttttcttctgttttttgtttttttgcccTCAAATATATATCACAACAGAAATGACCTTTGGGCACTTGGCTGCACATTATACCAAATGCTTTCTGGAACTTCCCCTTTTAAAGACGCGAGTGAATGGcttatttttcaaagaattaTAGCAAGAGATCTTAGATTTCCAGATTACTTTTCTGACGAAGCAAGAGACCTCATTGACCGCCTGTTGGTTAGTATTATATGACTGTGCACTTAGAAATCTCAGCATCTATTGTGTTCTATATCATTTTTATGCATTgctaattgtttaaaaaaatataccttttctatttttgtaaattaattggCTACTCCTTAAATTGACATATGGAGATCATAAGGCAGTGTAATGTCTAGGATTAAGGTGATTCATTTCTGGCCTTCTTGAAGGACAGTGTTGTGATACGGAGGTGAATTTTgcaattttggttttttctgtTGATTTGAGAGTAGTAACAATGGTCAATTTCATTCCTCTAACCAGTACCCATTGATTTCTATTGGTTGTCAAGCCTAAAACTTTTTTGTGGttgttttattcattttcatttattccAAGGTACTTCTGATACCTTGGAAATCTAGCCTTTGAAAAGGCTAGGCCACTTGGGAGGGGGGTGGGGGTGATGGATCACATTGGTGCATGGTGTGAATAATAACAGGAAGCTAGAAGGTATACTTGTAGGCTATTGGATAATAGACATAGGGTGTATTTGATGCACATTGAAGGACAAGTGAACAACACAAGCAGAACAACTTAGTTTAAGAAGCTGAACCTTGACACTACTTTTGTTGTCTATTTAAGGGTAGTAGTTGATAGTTGATGCACAACACTAGTGCTTCAGCTTTTAGAATGTCAAAAACACCCGGCAATTTTTTTCCCCCTGAAGATTATCAtgcatgaaaattgaaaagacattatgttttttaaagtaCTTAACTGCATATCAATCAAACTTATCAAGGTATGGTAATGAAAGCATTATAGtatataaacatgaaaaaatatcacattaattgttaatattaaaatttatttaatgtatgaCAACTTTTTTAGCATGCTTTAAGATGCATGCTGTGGGTtattaatttgtgaaattttaattttaatagcaATGCAATTATGATGCAGGATTTGGACCCCAGCAGGAGACCAGGTGCTGCACCTGATGGTTATGCTATTTTAAAAAGGCACCCATTTTTCAAGGGGGTTGACTGGGATAACTTGAGGGCACAAATTCCTCCAAAACTTGCTCCAGAACCTGGGGTATGACTTCCATTGCTTTGCTCTTTGAAATGTTATTTATGGAGGATAAGAAAAGGAACCTTCATTCTTATCCTTGTTATTTGTTGAACATAAAGTTTCTAACTCTTTTGTAATTTTCACTTGTAGACTCAGTCGCCTGTGGCTGATGATGTTCATGACTCATCTTGGAGTCCTTCTCACATTGGGGATGGTTCTGCAGCTTCGGTTAGACAACCTGATGGTGCTACATCTTCCGAGGGGACCGGTCACA
It includes:
- the LOC100801891 gene encoding 3-phosphoinositide-dependent protein kinase 2, with translation MLETEKDFDSKLKIQGNSSSSNGGGNVQRSKSFAFRAPQENYTIQDFELGKIYGVGSYSKVVRAKKKDTGTVYALKIMDKKFITKENKTAYVKLERIVLDQLDHPGIVRLYFTFQDSFSLYMALESCEGGELFDQITRKGRLSEDEARFYAAEVVDALEYIHNLGVIHRDIKPENLLLTAEGHIKIADFGSVKPMQDSQITVLPNAASDDKACTFVGTAAYVPPEVLNSSPATFGNDLWALGCTLYQMLSGTSPFKDASEWLIFQRIIARDLRFPDYFSDEARDLIDRLLDLDPSRRPGAAPDGYAILKRHPFFKGVDWDNLRAQIPPKLAPEPGTQSPVADDVHDSSWSPSHIGDGSAASVRQPDGATSSEGTGHITRLASIDSFDSKWQQFLEPGESVLMISMVKKLQKLTSKKVQLILTNKPKLIYVDPSKLIVKGNIIWSDNPNDLSIQVASPSNFKICTPKKVMSFEDAKQRACQWKKAIEGLQNR